One Pleurodeles waltl isolate 20211129_DDA chromosome 3_2, aPleWal1.hap1.20221129, whole genome shotgun sequence genomic window carries:
- the WSB1 gene encoding WD repeat and SOCS box-containing protein 1 — MASFPDTLNQDDIVRTRTIGELIKPTAPFDQKYGRENWTVAFAPDGSYFAWSQGHRTVKLVPWSQCHNNFVVDGIKNSTSSLIPRFSRQNSNGGQKSQPYEHTIDCGDIVWSLAFGSSVPEKQSRCVNIEWHRFNFGQDQLLLATGLNNGRIKIWDVYTGKLLLNLMDHTEVVRDLTFAPDGSLILVSASRDKTLRVWDLKDDGNMMKVLRGHQNWVYCCAFSPDSSILCSVGAGKAVFLWDMDKYTMIRKLEGHHNDVVSCEFSPDGALLATASYDTRVYVWDPHTGCVLLEFGHLFPPPSPIFAGGANGHWVKSVSFCHDGTHIASLADDQILRFWRIDEAHPVEVAPVSKGLCCAFSTDGSVLAAGTQDGNVYFWATPKYVSNLQHLCRMAIRRVMTTSQVKKLTLPPKMMEFLSYQTM; from the exons ATGGCCAGCTTTCCCGACACTCTCAACCAAGATGACATTG TGAGAACACGCACCATAGGAGAGCTCATAAAACCAACGGCTCCTTTTGACCAAAAGTATGGGCGTGAAAACTGGACCGTTGCCTTTGCTCCGGATGGTTCGTATTTTGCGTGGTCACAAGGACATCGCACTGTGAAGTTGGTTCCTTGGTCCCAGTGCCATAATAACTT TGTCGTGGATGGCATCAAGAATTCTACCAGTTCTCTGATCCCCAGATTTTCCAGACAGAATAGCAACGGAGGCCAGAAGTCTCAACCATATGAACACACCATAGACTGTGGGGACATAGTGTGGAGTCTTGCCTTTGGCTCTTCTGTGCCTGAGAAACAGAGTCGATGCGTGAACATAGAATGGCACCGATTCAATTTTGGTCAGGATCAGCTTTTGCTTGCTACTGGCTTAAACAATGGGCGCAtaaaaatatgggatgtgtacaCAG GAAAACTCCTCCTTAATCTGATGGATCACACTGAAGTTGTGAGAGATTTAACCTTTGCCCCAGATGGTAGCTTGATTTTAGTGTCTGCTTCAAGAGACAAAACTCTACGGGTTTGGGACCTAAAAGATGATG GAAATATGATGAAAGTATTGAGAGGGCACCAGAACTGGGTCTATTGCTGTGCCTTTTCCCCGGATTCGTCCATTCTGTGTTCAGTTGGAGCTGGCAAAGCC GTTTTTCTTTGGGATATGGACAAATACACTATGATCCGTAAGTTAGAAGGCCACCATAATGATGTTGTATCCTGCGAGTTCTCCCCGGATGGAGCTTTGTTAGCTACTGCATCTTATGACACTCGAGTCTATGTCTGGGATCCACATACTGGCTGCGTTCTCTTAGAATTTGG GCATCTGTTTCCTCCTCCTTCACCTATATTTGCAGGAGGAGCTAATGGGCACTGGGTGAAATCGGTTTCCTTTTGTcatgatggaactcatattgccaGCCTTGCTGATGACCA GATATTAAGATTCTGGAGAATTGACGAGGCTCACCCTGTAGAAGTTGCACCTGTGAGCAAGGGACTCTGCTGTGCCTTTTCTACTGATGGCAGTGTTTTAGCTGCtgg aACTCAAGATGGAAATGTTTACTTTTGGGCAACTCCAAAATATGTTTCCAACCTTCAGCACTTGTGTCGCATGGCGATAAGAAGAGTGATGACAACCAGTCAAGTAAAGAAACTCACTCTCCCTCCCAAAATGATGGAGTTTCTTTCTTACCAGACAATGTAG